The sequence CACGTGATTGATGGATTTTGGTCAAATGCTCTGACAGACACTGACTCAAGTGATGATGAATTTGTTGAGGCTGCAGAGTGTCTTGGGGAGGAGCTCAGAGACTGGGCAATAGACAGCCAAATACCACAATGCCATCTAAATGGGCTGTTGGGCATCCTGAGAAAACATCATCCATATCTCCCAAAGGATGCCCGCACTCTTTTAGGCACTCCAACTAATTATGAGGTCCAGCAGATGGCTGGTGGCACCATGCATTATTTTGGAGTTGAGAAAGGCATTAGGCATGTGTTAAACCAGACTGACCCTCTCCCAAAGGCCATTCATTTACAAGTGAATATTGATGGACTACCTTTGTTCAAAAGCAGCAATAAGCAGTTCTGGCCCATTCTAGGATTGGTAGAGGAAGACAAAACAAAGCAACCATTCGTCATCGCTTTATATCTTGGATCTAAAAAACCAGAGAATGTCAATCTGTTCCTAGAATCATTTGTGAATGAATATGGAAAGCTTAAATTAGAGGGTGTGGATGTACTTGGCAAATGTGTAGACATTaaaatttcaaattttgtttgcgATGCAAGTGCGAGGGCTTTCGTAAAAAACATTAAAGGCCACAATGCATACCACGGCTGTGAAAAATGCACACAGGAGGGAACATGGGCAGAAAATCGCATGACTTTTCCTGAAGTCGATTCACCTTTACGGACAGATATGTCTTTTATTAATAAAGACGATGAGTTTCACCATAAAGGGACCAGTGTGTTGACAAGGGTTGGAATTGGTATGGTCTCCCAATTTCCATTAGATGTTATGCACCTGGTTTTTCTTGGGGTTGTGAGAAAGTTGATAGGGTTTTGGATGAGGGGACCACTTCCATCTCGTTTAGGTGCTCATCAGATAGGCCAAATTTCTGCAGTGCTTATGTCCTTTGCCATGAGACTCCCCAGAGAGTTTGCACGGAAAGGGAGATCCCTTGTTGAGGTAGATAGGTGGAAAGCAACAGAGTTCAGAACTTTTCTCCTGTACACTGGTCCAGTAGCACTGAAAGACCATCTGCCGAATGTTCTATACCACAATTTTATGCTTCTGCATGTAGCCATTCGAATATTATGCTGCCCCTCACTGTTTCTCCAGTACTGTGATTTTGCTGAAAAGTTACTGATCACCTTTGTCGAGCATTTTCAGTCTGTTTATGGTAATTACGTTGTGTATAACATACACGGGCTGATACATCTTGCCAATGATGCAAGGCAGTTTGGTGTGCTGCATAATTTCGCAGCTTTCCCATTTGAGAACTTCCtctacacattaaaaaaaatgataaggaCCCCTACCCAGCCCCTTCAACAGATCATCAGGAGATTGTCAGAAAAAGCAAGTGTCAGAACTAAAATAAGGGTGTGCAAGGATGGTTTTTACCAGGAACATAAGAATGGGCCTTTTCCATACAATGTGACATCTCAGCAGTTTACACAGTATAAGAAATATGTAAATGGTGGAACTTTAATTAGTTTATCAGAGGGAGACAACTATATTCTGTTCAAGGGAGATATTTATAtagtgaaaaacattttaaaagacaagGAAGCATCGCATCTAGTCTGTCTTAAATTCCAAAACAAGTCATCTTTTTTCACCTATCCCATTGATTCATCAATTCTTGATATATCCTTTGTGAAACAACCTGGGCAGTCATTGACTATTGTCCCTACACAGACTGTTTCAAAAGTCCTTCTTTTACAGTATAAGGATGGGTTTGTGGCATATCCTTTACTGCATGCTGCTTGATTTccccaatccccccccccccccttctgtATCTGACAAATGTACAGAACCTACCAATCATAAAGAATAGTAACAATAAGACTAGGAAATATTTTGGTTTAGATAGATTTCCACTGGGTAAGTAATAGAGCTTcaataaatgtatatagtttgtaacactacatatatatatatttttttttttatagatgtatTCTATAGTTGTTTTTACTGAAAAGAATGAGACAGAGGTGATACCAAGTGACTGGCTGAGCATCGACAAAAAAATTTCCTTTTGGCCCCCATATAATAGTACAAAATGTAGAAAAGCGgttgaaaaaaatgaaactcCTGATGAAGAATGGAACGAATATATAACTGAATGGGTGGCTGAGTATGGTAAGTCTTtaaggaattaattattaattattactgaGAAATATAGAgaaataactatttgaaaattaaaagatGCTCCTTGTGAGTTATGCCAAGCAATTCTTTTCAAATGTTCAGATAATAGGCTTAGTGATgttgtttgtttctatgtttaGATTCCTATGAAAAAGCCAGAAGAAAGCTGGTGAAGTTTTGTAAAGGCAACAGTTTGGAGtctacagatgaggacagtgtaCGGAAAAGAGTGTATGTTTCCTCTGTTCTCCTTTTATAGCCTACTGCTTCTATGCACTGCGCTTTTAAAAAATTGATTACTCTTAATGTGTCCAACAGACCATCATCAAAATATGTAAATGGATTTACATCAGGAAGACCTCCAGTGCAGGCCTCAACAAGCTGGCTCCACACAGGTACAGACGAAAACATACAGTAGTCATTGCATCATTTCCCAACATAGCTGGTCACCACAGATTCCTTAAATCCAAGACTTGGGAATATGGTCCCCttagaattaattaaattaatttcctgTGAATAAGCCACAGGAGAGTGTTTTATGCaagctaaaaaaaacattaataccaTATTAACCGCTCTCGTGTATTAACCTGAAGAAatttagcaaaataaatgtataaactgcAGCTAATAGTTGGGAAATTACAGTACAAGGTTatatctgacatttctgtcaaaaTTGAGTTGTAGTAAACTATAtttaattccaaggggacgatatgttGAAAGGAACTTTTGAGCATTGGTCACTTTCCTGTTGTATAAGATCGCAGGACGGAAGAACTCTGGACTGAAGTAAATGTTGTGATGTTTGGCAATGAATTATACATTGTACGGATTCTATCTCTTACTGTTCCATATGCAGAGACAAtggaaagaccaaaaaaaaaaaacttctgcagTAATGGAGCCAAAAGACTGAAATTGCCAGCCATACCACCATTTGCACCATCAGCACCTGCTATGACAGTCCCTGAACCAAGACAAGATGGTACGTAGAATTATTCCAAACCTTTtaaatataggttttttttttttttttaaaggagttttTAGTAATTTCCTTTTTAGTCTCTAACATGGATTAGAAACTGTTCaaggaacaaaataaaatgtatgtaaccAAAAATGAGAATAAAACCAACTTCGCCTGGCTAAGTTGTACTATTTTCAAATGATAAACCTTTTAAGCCCTGCTTTTAAAAATTAGCCTTAATATcaatgagctgaaaaaaacacatagacaacatatcaaatgttgaaaatgtcaaattttacTATTTTATGGGAATTGTAAGCACATTTTGAATTTAATGCCAGCAAtacgtctaaaaaaaaaaaaagatagattcaACAAAAGGCTGTAAAAGTTATGATAGACAACTAAAGAAGAGATGCAGACTCTCTCTTTATATGTTCAATTCTAGTTATAATGATGCATCGTATGTTTGTCTGATTCAGAAAGAGAACTCCGGCTCTACCAGATGCTGGAAGAGATAAAGGGTCAAGTCAGGCAGAATACGCTCCTCCTTCAGGCCATTATGCGAAGAGAGAATGCAGCTGAAGTTGTAAATGAGGAGTTTCAGTTTCCATTAAGGAGCATGACAGGCATAAAAGATCTGGAGGATAGGCTGTCAAACAGAGACACACAACGTTCTTTAGTAAATTCTAATGATGTTCTGTTACTTCACTTAAAAGAATACTAACATACGTAGAGAGAGATCTAGATTTACTGCTGCTTAacacatgattttttttcatagaCAAGATATCTTACCAGCTTGGGTGGAACATCTGCCAAAGACATTGTCCACAGAATCATGAGGGAAATAATAACCAATGAGTTGGCCAACAATTTTAATTGGCAAgggagaggacagaagagcccaTTTTCTACACTCTTGCTAGCAAAAGTTGTTATAGgtgatatgttttaaaaaaaacattcaaacgtTCAAAACTTAGACATAACTTTGAAATAGCAAACCAGGAAACAACCCCTTACAGTCTCACATAATGTGTCattgaataaaatacaatgcaagtCAATGAAAGAATGCCAATTAATCCATTAATCATACAGAACTCTACAAAATACACCTCAGATATGATCTATCTGCTAACCCTTTCtctgtttaattttcttttttaatttcatgCTGACAGATGCAGCCAAAAAACAAGGAGCAAAAGTGGTGGAAGCcgaggaaaaaataaaaacctggctGAAGTATAGTGGAGACCGAaatggaggaagaaaaaaaagagcgacagaaaaaGGTACACAAGCCCTTTTATGTCTGATCAAATATgttagaaattattatatatatatatatatatatatatatatatatgtaaatttacattttgataattactatatttttttctttaacacaGAAAAGCAGAAGCCTCAAGCAGATTCCAGCAGCTGTGAAAGTGAATGTAAGTGTCTTCCAATGATTGTTTTTTCTTCCCCTGTCTAACCCCACCACTAAACAGAGGTGTATTTCATCTTTACTAGGCGTACACTGCATTAAGATGTATATAAAATTTGCTACCCCAACatgatgaaatttttttttttctgttttgggtTGTGTAGTTAAAATAGAACGACAAATCTTAAATGTTCTAAAAAGTTGtttgtatgttgtttttttacaggagtatgcTGCTACTTCTCCTCCGCTCCGTCTAAATCATCAGAGCCACACACAATCTCTAATTTGCTTCAAAAAACTCTGCAGAATCCGGAAGAGAGTCTGCACATTTTCTCATTAAACTGCAATAAGTTAATTTTGTTAccaataaattcatttttataaccAATTCAGTTTGTCTGTTGTGCCGTCTCTAAATGCAATTCAACAGTGAATAGGCCATGTCACAATCTTAAAATTTGAGTGTAAGGTAGGTAAAGcctatttatttataagtttgcAGATTTACTATTAATGAAGTTGGCAGATGGttaaaataggctatatttttaaatttgttaGGTCTGCTGGCTGTCCAATGACATGGTTGGCCCAACGTTGGCCCAATGTTGTTTTAGTGGTTTTTAAGTTGGCAGAAGGTTGGTAAGGTATTTTTAGGTTGGCAGAAGGTCTGCTGGCCGTCCAATAATATGGTTGGCCCAACGTTGGCCCAACGGACAAAATTACGTTGGGCCAACGTCAGCACCCAACGTTGGCCCAACACAACAACAGTCGTTGGGCCAACGTTGGGCCAACGTCTGTTTGCTACCTGGGGTCGCGCTGACCAAATGACGACTAACTGGCGACGTCCTCACataacgttctgtgtttgctgggagggtgcgtaaaaaaaaaaaaactggcttttAACACTTTCGCTAAGTATTTGAGTGAATGAAAAtacatgtaatatgaaataaattaataaagttgCATCTGTTCTTGAAAGaggtgtgtattgttttattataattatggtCCATGATCA is a genomic window of Carassius auratus strain Wakin chromosome 23, ASM336829v1, whole genome shotgun sequence containing:
- the LOC113040937 gene encoding uncharacterized protein LOC113040937 isoform X1, translated to MYSIVVFTEKNETEVIPSDWLSIDKKISFWPPYNSTKCRKAVEKNETPDEEWNEYITEWVAEYDSYEKARRKLVKFCKGNSLESTDEDSVRKRVPSSKYVNGFTSGRPPVQASTSWLHTETMERPKKKNFCSNGAKRLKLPAIPPFAPSAPAMTVPEPRQDERELRLYQMLEEIKGQVRQNTLLLQAIMRRENAAEVVNEEFQFPLRSMTGIKDLEDRLSNRDTQRSLTRYLTSLGGTSAKDIVHRIMREIITNELANNFNWQGRGQKSPFSTLLLAKVVIDAAKKQGAKVVEAEEKIKTWLKYSGDRNGGRKKRATEKEKQKPQADSSSCESE
- the LOC113040937 gene encoding uncharacterized protein LOC113040937 isoform X2 encodes the protein MYSIVVFTEKNETEVIPSDWLSIDKKISFWPPYNSTKCRKAVEKNETPDEEWNEYITEWVAEYDSYEKARRKLVKFCKGNSLESTDEDSVRKRVPSSKYVNGFTSGRPPVQASTSWLHTETMERPKKKNFCSNGAKRLKLPAIPPFAPSAPAMTVPEPRQDDAAKKQGAKVVEAEEKIKTWLKYSGDRNGGRKKRATEKEKQKPQADSSSCESE